One Littorina saxatilis isolate snail1 linkage group LG11, US_GU_Lsax_2.0, whole genome shotgun sequence genomic window, catttggtattgtggataatataagctacatgtcattaattaattctgaggatgagagcacagtctcgcttaggcaaagggcggaagtaTACGCTCTGTGCGCATCGGCaatagccaatcaactggttcacatcagtcatgtgacaccagtacttactgacaattattattattatgtggtCAGGAAAAGTAAACACAACTTGTTGATGAATATTAATActacatacatgtattaatactaagcgcatagtgcttttagttatgcgctatagaaatctccttaataaataaataaatacatttatAATACAGGACTAAAACAATTTTCTGACGTTGTTTGTTTGCAATAATTATGTTGGGTGCATGTTTTACTTGTCCTTCTTCGTTAAGGTCTGTTGTTGTTAAGCCATTATtctatgaagacaacaaaatcaTACTGTGACAGGAGACTTCTGCGTAacacttcacagcagactcGGCAGTTGTCAGCGGGCGAAGAGCGCGAGCTATTTACAACTCGACGTATCTTCTATGTTGCTGAGTAGAgttgtgtttgtgatggggtccgGCGGCTGCTGTCTCCTTGTATGCTCTTGGGAACCTTTGCGTATCAATAGCagtttttgaaaggctaagaaattagctctaatatctcaatcctgtttgaaaAGCCTCCAACAGTGATTGTTGTACTTcgggcactcggttacaatacaaacaaacaaaaaactgtatGTTACTTTAAAATGTAAACTTGTACATTACTGCATACAATGCATTTACTAATTTAGCTGTGTTGCTGTACTGTTCTGTTAAAGGCCAACATTGTGACAGCTTATCTCCGTTTTCGCGTGCCTGTAATGCATCCGGTGTCATCGGCAATGCTAAATTTATCTTTGGTCTTCTATTTTAGCAAGGCTTTGTCTTCTGACATCATTGTTTAAACTGTTTCAGATGGCAGAACACAAGCATGGACTGACATCAGATTACATTGATATTCTGGGAGTGGAAACCCATATCGTGAAGTATGGAAATATTAAGGCTGCAAATTCAACACAGGAGAAACGGTGTCTCTTTCTGATTATTCCAGGTAACAACTGAAAGTTAATTGTCTCTGTAACATCACCCCGTATATTCAAGGCTATATCAAGCGTGCGCCTCTGCACCCGGACTCTTTAGCTCGATCAATGTCAATGATCGTGATGCTGTGTATAAATCTCCAGCACGGAGGCAATTTTATTCCGATCCAGGCGTTGTGTGACTGCTTCATTTATTTTTGAATTTGAGCAAAATCCAGAACATATCTGCGCGGGACACATCATTGAAAATAATGAGATGAAAGAGGACAAACATGTTAAAATATGGACGGATCTCATATGTTCGTTTACGAGTATATTTCTCGCTGAAAACCACACATGTACCAGATATACCATATGCACCCACACAACCataattaaataacatattcttacgtcaactcacatacactcttcaaaaaaagttaaggatcggttgaaaaaactgatctaattataaaaaattgccaaaaaattaaacatccaCATAATAAATAAAAGATTaatatgtttgaattaacaaatgaacaatgagtcttgacctagaattttgtttggcaggcagagttatttccctttgtgggacttctcaaaagcttctgcattttggaagaaaaagggtgtttttttataGCCCATGAAATTTGTGGAACGCatatgccagggcaaaaggttgtgatgcacgtgctacaacagggtcctggctatgaacatcgctcaccagcttgtctttaaaggttgacacgctgacacaattatgcacagtagcaacatgcccccacgaagaatttttgtttgtttgtttgtttgctttacgcccagccgaccacgaagggccatatcagggcggtgctgctttgacatataacgtgcgccacacacaagacagaagtcgcagcacaggcttcatgtctcacccagtcacattattctgacaccggaccaaccagtcctagcactaaccccataatgccagacgccaggcggagcagccactagatttccaattttaaagtcttaggtatgacacggccggggttcgaacccacgacctcccgatcacggggcggacgccttaccactaggccaaccgtgccggtctccccacgaagaaaactgagcgatttggatagaggaagggcaataggatggctacaagacggtgttgctgccaggcaagtggcctagaggcttgcagtggctccctctgtcatcatcagactaaaacagagattccaagcaactggaagagtgcaggagcgacaacgttctggtcggcccatagtcaccacacaaagagaggatcgcttcattcagaggcaggccatgcaacaaagaatggctacggcaaacaacattaggcaacgcctacaagctaccaccaacactgttgttagtggtcagacgatccgaaaccgcttacacaactttggcttgcgtgcaaggcgtccagtccgaggaacaaccctgactgctaatcaccgagcagctcgccgagcctggtgcactcaacatgtgaggtggcaacgtcagcagtgggctcagatgttgtttacagatgagtcccgcttttccttggaacctgctgatggtcgcatccgagtgtggaggcgtcgcggagagcgcttcgcagaaggcgctgttctggaacgacagcgttttttcggaggctctgtgatggtctggggagggatcagcacacgtctaaggacacctctgtcagacctgcctacccttacgatttgggcgtaatttactacgatttttatTCCAAACTACGCCACTACGCTTTCCGCGATAGAAATACGATTTTTAAGAAACCGAAAGTACGATTTTTCGCATTTCGTCCCGATATAAATCCGATCCGTATTTTTGCTCTTGCCGAGCTTTGCGAGCGCACATGCACAATGCGCATTTTCGGTCTGTTCACATTATATTATATGCAAGCAAGGTAGACGACGTCTTTTGCAGTGCAATGAAGCGACGCGCGAAAAATCCGCATGAGACGGACGAAGAGTCTCAGTCAGAGTCTGACAAGGAAACTGTTTTACAGTGGTGGTCCGATATCAGGGAAAATGAAGAAAGCCGCTCAACAGAAGTACAAAACTAGCTACTCAGAATCTTGGCCATGCCtaagaccttcttcttcttccgtggaGGACTaggttcttgcgaacgtctcagagtcctgcggtTGAGTCTCTGTTACTGAGAGTGGCTAGCTCCGGCAAACACCTCTATCGAAAGGACCAAGCCACGTGTTGTGTTTGCTTTGCCACAGTGATTTTTCATGTGCACACGGAGGAAAGAATGACCGTGCGAAGCATATCGGGACAAACAACCACATCATCctaagctactcacaaaaagttatggatcatttgcacacaaattcataactttccaaataagaaagccaatgcgttggtatttggcaaacgtttaattaaatgctttagtgataacgatacaacatttccttcaatttcgagcaatcgtttggtctgtacatttgatcaaagtgtgtacgtatcgaaatttaatttcacaaagtcgttgaaatcacaagacatggcattcagatgctcccaaaagttcagtaatgcgtgtaaccgccctggctgttctggcactcgacgcagcgagtcctcatagagttgaccagggtgatgaagatcctctgtggaagcgcctgccactcagcctgcagcatctggtagaggtgctggacatccctgggagggggatggttgctcctcactttgcgatccaactcatcccagaggttctcaatcgggttgagatcgggactgcatgctggccactccattctgttgactccagactgttgcaggaagtcgttgaccacccttgccctgtgggggagagcgttgtcatcctggtagacatcctgcggtcccatctgctgcagtgtaggcacagccagcggtcgaaggatctcatcccgatatcggaggccagtcaggttaccctgtacatgaaacaagggtgttctgtggtgaaggctgaaggccccccagaccattacagaacctccaccaaaccggcagacctgtttaccctacgATTTTGGCGTAGCAAACTCCGAATTTGGCACTTGTGCTACGCTGCTACGACCATAAAAATAAACTACGCTTTCTGTTCATTTTCTGCTCCGCAATTACTTGCACGCCGATCCCAGCGCCGACCCAAACTTGTCCTCGCCCGCAGTTTGACTGGTTCATGGTTAAAGCCCGCCCGCCATAATGCCCGCCTAAGTTACTGCATTATACACTCTCGCGCAGTCCGCTGTCGCACTGAAAGATCGGCTCTCTTGAACACAGCTGTTTGACCCTCTTTCGCGTCTCGCTCGCAGTTTGACTGGTTCATGGTTAAAGCCCGCCCGCCTAAGTTACTGCATTATACACTCTCGCGCAGTCCGCTGTCGCACTGAAAGATCGGCTCTCCTGAACACAGCTGTTTGACCCTCTTTCGCGTCTCGCTCGCAGGTTCAAGGTTAAAGCCGCCCGCCATTTTCGCGTCTCGCCGTCGTGCCATGTTTGCAGAGACAAATTCACAATGGACAAGCGAAAACTTCATGAAACAgatgatgaggatgatattATATTGATGGACAATTCTTCTGCTAAGAATCAGCCCAACTCAGCAAAAAAACGCCGTAAAGCAGAACAAAAATTTACCAAAAGCCACCATGAAGCCTACTCCTGTCTTGTTGCTTCAACAAGAGGAGCTGAGTTCGCACACTGCACGGTATGCAATTCTCATTTTTCGGTGAAACACGGCGGCCTCAATGACTGCAAAAAACATGTTGGCACTCAGGCGCACAAAGATCTAGCAGGTGTAAAGAGTGCACCCATTAATACTTTTTTTGTTCGCGACGAAGCTAAGGCAGGCCCCTCGGCCTCCAGTTCCATCGACGACGATGTCACAAAAGCAGAAGCAATCTTGTGTCGGCTGATCGTCGAATCAAATCTTTCGTTTGCATCAGCTGGGAGATTGGCAAAAGCCATACAAGCTATGTGTCCTGACTCCAAAATCGCTGCAAGTAAGTACTATCTTAGATctatgcgcgcacacacacacacacatacacgcacgcacacacacagaaaagatcTATATACCTAGATATATGCacctattctctctctcttctttttctctccctcaatttcactcactctctctcgcacacacacacactctctctttctctcaccccccccccccccacacacacacacagtcagatgaatacatgtatatagtATATACTAGCACAAGGGAGGCAATCTAAGAAAGAAGTGTAAGAAAACTagttatgttcttgttgtttcccttgaagtttttttttctttacttgGTGGCTCTAGTTATTGttgttcaacacacacatgtatacacacactctctctctcactcacccccacacacacagtcacatgaatacatatatacacatacaaGGGAGGCAATCTAAGAAAGAAGTGTAAGAAAACTAGTTATGTTATTGTTgttcaatacacacacacacacacacacacacacacacacacacacagtgacacacactatTAACTTAAACTGTTTTCACTTTCTATTGCAGAAATTCAGTGTGGCCGCAGCAAAGCGACAGCCATGATTAAGGAGATGGCGCAAGAGGAGTCTGCAAGCATCGCAGAGCGGATGAAAAAAGGTCCCTACACTGTGTCCACAGATGGCTCCAACGACTCAGGCTCTGGTAGCAAACAGTTTCCACTGGTTGTTCGGACGATCAACAGAGAGACTGGCCTTGTTGAGTCACAGATGTTAGCTCTTACTGTTTGCAACGGACCGGCCACTGGTAAGTACTGTGTACATTTGATTATATTCATTTTCCATTTGTTACCATGTTTTGAATTACAGGAAGGTGTACATTTTCGATGTGAAGATGCAGCTGCACAAAATTGAGCACAAGTGCCCAATGTCACTTTTTTGTTGTACTTGTAGGTTGCAGAATACAGCAAGCTGGTGTTGTGCaagatgctctctctctctctctctctctctctctctctctctctctctctctctctctctctctctctctctctcctcgctctccctctctctttctctgtctctctctctctctctctctctctctctctctctctctctctctctctctctctctcataatgcCAGTTGCTTTAATAAAGGTAGCAAAGTATGAAATATTAGAAtattttttcaaaacttttgATTAGAgaacaaaaaggaaaagatttgtGTCGATGTGTGTTGCAGGGGAAAACATTGCCAATCTGCTGAAGGCGGAGCTAGCCAGCAACCTGATTCCCTGGACCAACTGCCTCAGCCTTGGGTCGGACAACGCCCCAGTGATGACCGGCCAGAACAAGGGGGTGTTTGCCTTCCTGAAACAGAAGCAGCCTGAGATCTACTTGTCTGGCTGCACCCTGCATATGGTGCACAATGCTGTGAAGAAGGGAATGAAACACCTGCCCTCCATAGAAGAAGCCCTTATTGACATTTTTTACTACTTCGAAAAGAGTTCAGACCGCCAACAAAGATTCAAGGGCACCCAAGCGCTGTATGACACAGGCATGCAGAAACTGATCAAGCATGTCAGCACCAGGTGGCTGAGCATCGGGAAGGCACTTCAAAGAATGATAGCCAACTGGGATGCCCTGAAGGATTTCTTCTATAACGAGAAACAGTCCAGGGGGGCGGCATCCAGCTCATACGCAGCCAGTAAGGTGGATGGCATCCTTGTCTTCATCCGATCGCCCACAAATAAACTTTACAGCCTCTTCTTGGCTCACACCTTCAAGGTTTTTGAGCCATACCTGCTGTCCTTCCAGGAAGAAGGGCCCATGATCCATAGAATGAGGAGGGACATGCTGCGTATGGTTAGAGCCCTTCTCACCAAGTTTGTCAAGCCAAGTGCTCTACTGTACAAGGGAGACTTGACAACAGTGGAATACAAGCTGACTTACAACCAGAAGGAGAACAGTGAGATCGTCATTGGAGAAGATGCGCGAGCCTTCCTTGATGCCAAAGAAGCAAACCACCTGAAAGATGCCAGAATCGCAGAATTCTTCTGCAACATGAAGAAATTCTTTGTGGAGGTCACTGACTATCTGCTCAAGTGGTTGCCTATTTCTGAACCACTTCTTCAGCATGCAGAGGTGGCAGATGTCACCCTGCAGGTTGAGTCCAAGTTCGAAAGCCTTAGGTATTTCCTCAAGAAGTTCCCATGCTTGCTGCCAGAGACTGTGTCTGATGTCTCAGAACAGTTTTCCCTGTACCAGTCTACTGACATTTCATCCTGCCTGGctaaggagaagaagaagaaagaagatgaGTCGTcagaagaagaggaggatgaGAATGGAGAGGACAAATTAAAGAAGGAAAAAGAACTGCGCTTGGATACCATCTGGAACAGTATCGGGTCGCTGGAGGAGGGGGCCTTTAGTGATTTGTCACTGGTGATGAGGGGTATTTTAACAATTCCTCACAGCTCGGCACATTGTGAGAGGATCTTCTCCTGTGTGCGGAAGAACAAAACTGAACAGAGAGCCAGCATGGCTGATGACACTCTGGACAGCCTTCTTGTGGTGAAAGGGTCTAAGAAAACGCCTGTCGATGCTGTTGGTGCCCTCACTGGTTCTCAGCTCAAGAACCTCAGAAGTGCATACTATCGGAGTCTGAAGAAAACAAATTGACAGTGACTGTCTGCACTTGAAAAACCTCGAATGCTGTTCTTTTCTGTTCTGTTGTTCTAAAAGATTGAATGCGGTCATAGTACAGTTTGCCGATGACCTTGCTACTACTTTTCATACCCCTGCTACTATTTTTGGTTATCTCTGCTACTCCAAGACAttttgggggtaaacaggtctgccaaaggccaccttttcttggacagtggcgtcaatgtagcgttccccttggcgcctccagaccctcagtcggttgtcattgtggttcagggtgaagcgtgattcatcactgaacaggacctgggaccattgctgacgtgtccacctcacgtgacgtctgcagaaggcgcggcgtgctgccctatgggctggagttaagcgtggccgtacagctgggcgacgagaacggaggttaaacccatgaaggcgattccgtatggtctgctggctgatcttggtgttagtagccaccctcagctgccttcgaataatgctggaagaggctgttcttgtttgcaaggctagtcgttcaatgagacgatcttcacgtggagttgtcttctttggtcgcccaggtctgcgtctttcctggaccctcccagtggctgtgaaacgttgaatcagtctgacaatgaccgagatggacacgtgaagtcgcctggccacttctcgcgtggggacaccatcttggaaccatgcaacagctcgtcccctctcaaactcgttcaattttcgtcgtggaggcattgtcagataatgcctaatactggtggtatgtcttctcaaaaagccaagcaagtgacagcatctcacacataaacagcagtgcttgcacgtTCATtatggtttttccatgtggcttgtgcaatgtgttcgggctgaacggtccaaaaccgtcgcgatataaccttgaacggttgaaaacgatgttaaacaccaaataaagaaagaaagaacggtccaaaacaaggtccttttccgcaagtttccgctttttcttttgctaccaagctcagtagtagagaatcccgtgcaattttcccactaacacaacatcgcccacttacagctggcaggtttcacggtattgaGACATTCTATTGACTGCACAATGTGCTCTGATTTCTAACTTGCTGAACCAATTTtctcagtgtttttttttttatatgcaattcacaaatgtgtcattttgaatacaattctgaaaaaaaaatcgtttgagttgttttgttGGCACATGTGTTTGGTAGCGatcgtgtgaatcctgacagacgcCATTTCCTTCTGCATGACAGAAGCCAACCATTGATGTGAAAATTGAAACGAAAAGGCACTCAATTCACACTGAATTGTCATATTTGATAGCAGAGCTGCAATATCTaaccatacaaacaaaaacaaaagcacaaatatGAATTTTGCATTACatattttgcacacaaaaaatcgaATCGAGAACTGGAAGCTGTCTGTCCGAAAAACTAAGTCTTCACAGATAAACCAAGTAAGCTTATTTTACCACAAGAAATGATaacatgattttattttgaCATTGAAAACACACCTTTATAGTCTGTACTTCATAGGAAAGCATTTACAATGACCGAAATTTCGCGAAATTCCGCGCTCTGTCCATTTCTTGGAATGTCCGACCGTCGTCTGTCCGGGGTTTCCAACGatcgctactttcactttcgttgtCATTTCCGGGCAATCCTATGCCGTATGTGACATATTACACACTTTTCACAGTTGAGGCCGAAGGCGGgatttgtgattatttttttcaggtgagattttattgtttttgttgcctTTTTGTCGAGTAATATGCCGTCTGTCAGCCAACGATCGCTACCACACGATCGCTACCTCTTCATGCTCGATCAGATTTTTAGCTTTTTCAGTGATTATAGAAGTTTGATTAACGTTTCCTTTGCAGTTCTGGATCGGTAGGGTAAAGGTATCTAATTCCGACATAAGATCTTGGGGgtacctaaatccgaccgattttccCAGTCACATTAATGACGAGGTGCGCACGTCATCACAACAGAAGGAATGCCATTCATACACGGGCCATTCATGAACCGGTGGATGACGCGACTTTACGGACCAATCGTTTTGTCGCGAGAGTTATTTGCGTCATCGGCACCGCGGCGCGAAAATTTGCCTTACAAGTGTCTTCTAaagttttaacgtagaggggagaatcgagacgagggtgtggtgtatacatgtgtgtgtgtgcgtgtgtgtgtagagcgattcagaccaaactactagaccgatctttatgaaattttacatgagtgtttctgggaatgatatccccggacgtttttttctttttttcgatacatacctttgatgacgtcatatccggctttttgtaaaagttgaggcggcactgtcacaccctcatttttcaatcaaattgattgaaattttggccaagcaatcttcgatgaaggccggacttcggtattgcatttcagcttggtggcttaaaaattaattcatgactttggtcattaaaaatctgaaaattgtaaaaaaaaaaaataataatttataaaatgatccaaatttacgttcatcttattcttcatcattttctgattccaaaaacatataagtatgttatatttggattaaaaacaagctctgaaaattaaaaatataaacattatgatcaaaattaaattttcgaaatcaatttaaaaacactttcatcttattccttgtcagttcctgattccaaaaacatatagatatgatatgtttggattaaaaacacgctcagaaagttaaaacgaagagaggtacagaaaagcgtgctatccttctcagcggaactactaccccgctcttcttgtcaatttcactgcctttgccacgagcggtggactgacgatgctacgagtatacggtcttgctgaaaaattgcattgcgttcagtttcattctgtgagttcgacagcttgactaaattttgtattttcgccttacgcgacttgttcttctttgtttctgtttttcgaCGGCATAATTGGATGACCAAGCAGGCACGGCTACCTACTAAAGTCGTGTTGAGGCAGGCTTTGTTTAGGGATCCTtctatctcccccctccctaTGTGAGGAGAGTAGTTAGGGTACCCACAGTCTTTGGTGGCAAGCCTTCAGTTTGTGTGCGTCACTTATGTGcgtgttttttggtgtgtgttttttccactTAAAATAAAAGTAGATTTGTTTAACATTCTGTATTCATATATGTATGCAATTGATTATTATTTTATATCAAAATGAGTGAGTGTCtttttatgaacaaaaaagtgttccTTGTTAATGAAACAGGTATCTTGGCTCTTCTTGCCGTTTTCTAAATTAGGGGGTATCGATAGTATAAGTTTATTTCTGCcattaaaaaaatgataaagaagtacttatctgtttttatcttgtacacacataaatacactttCAAAACATGTGACTTTTGTTAGTGTATGGAGACCttgaaatgtgaaaaaaaacatttcgcCGGCCGGTTTAGGTGAAAATGGCGTTCTGATCCAGAACAGCATCATGCAAACATATAGACAGCCTCAGGCAAggaactttgttgtgaaaatctgTTATATGTTTAAACTTTATGTAAATCATTTAGTATTAGTGcttttctgtcttctttctggAGTCAGGCTTGCATCAAGTTTGTTTGATAGATTTTCACGTTTTGGGGGCAACTTTCGTTTCGCTTGATTTTCTATGGAAAATAAGACTCTGCGTAtaaatgttttctttgttttgtgtggtacTGATCCTAATTAATTACAATAACATCCATGTTCACAGTATTTCACAGTTTTATGTTTGACTGGAAGTGTGAGAAAATGGGAAATGGCTGAAAtcaataccgtgaaacctgccagctgaacaagaattcataacaatttggtttgactgagaaataaataacagtagcgaactgattttattgagcacctgttttctcatagtgatccttaactttttgtgagtagtgtagaTCGTTCCAATCAGTGTAGTTTCCCAGAGCTGTGTTCTAGGGTCGTTTTTGACTGACTTCACAATTTGATAAAatcaatgacattttatttttgcgaagcaactgaatatgaacagaaagtgtgcAAGACTTTATGAACAACTATTTCTTCGTTGGgagaaaaatgaggatgtctaGGTAGTGTCAAATTCTTTATTTGGGTTCTCCTTTTAGTCACACCCACCGATGGCCATTACTTTTGGCAACGAAAAACTACTCTTTCTACCACCAGATTACTCTTTTTGGCTGGGCTCATTACTCCTTGTAATTTttggggtaggcaggtctgctcAGTACCATGTAGTGGCCGCAACTTGACCGATGTCCGCTACCataatgagatcctgcaacccctggtcaaATGttcagtcctttgtactggaaacttgcattctcccagtaaggtcatatattgtactacgttgcaagcccctggagcaattttttgattagtgcttttgtgaacaagaaacaataaacaag contains:
- the LOC138980680 gene encoding protein FAM200C-like, with protein sequence MDKRKLHETDDEDDIILMDNSSAKNQPNSAKKRQIQCGRSKATAMIKEMAQEESASIAERMKKGPYTVSTDGSNDSGSGSKQFPLVVRTINRETGLVESQMLALTVCNGPATGENIANLLKAELASNLIPWTNCLSLGSDNAPVMTGQNKGVFAFLKQKQPEIYLSGCTLHMVHNAVKKGMKHLPSIEEALIDIFYYFEKSSDRQQRFKGTQALYDTGMQKLIKHVSTRWLSIGKALQRMIANWDALKDFFYNEKQSRGAASSSYAASKVDGILVFIRSPTNKLYSLFLAHTFKVFEPYLLSFQEEGPMIHRMRRDMLRMVRALLTKFVKPSALLYKGDLTTVEYKLTYNQKENSEIVIGEDARAFLDAKEANHLKDARIAEFFCNMKKFFVEVTDYLLKWLPISEPLLQHAEVADVTLQVESKFESLRYFLKKFPCLLPETVSDVSEQFSLYQSTDISSCLAKEKKKKEDESSEEEEDENGEDKLKKEKELRLDTIWNSIGSLEEGAFSDLSLVMRGILTIPHSSAHCERIFSCVRKNKTEQRASMADDTLDSLLVVKGSKKTPVDAVGALTGSQLKNLRSAYYRSLKKTN